A single window of Bacteroidales bacterium DNA harbors:
- a CDS encoding T9SS type A sorting domain-containing protein, which translates to MKRFILCSVILLLLSNCSISFANNNWPDYFSLEATPSKSESKAQPTVVITPITYDVCPNVGTVTVNAVITNGTAPFSISWLGATVDPTDNEYATITINPNLCNTTITVYVSVTDNDGLTANANMSFTVKDDQPPVITNTLPAYTGTGCDISVYPANNSLTFLTASGLTISDNCSNNSDLIVTSNDVITGNCPLRITRTYTIKDACGNSATTTQNITINKPVFTISIPNGTTTVNCINNTFTPDALAPTVYDACGTLLTPVLTNIVTNPSMFTCDGTRVYEYTYTDCEGNTAIWTYTFNIEPTFTITATPGEIVVNCPADVYQPDAFLPTVANSCGNIVTNIVLTSIVPSNPSTITCNGEVIYTYTFTDCAGNTDTWDFTFIIDMPPFTISDAPGTANVACVSDIIEPSTISPSVLPVATDYCGNIITNIILHSTVSYPSIDCEQTRVYTYRYTDCLGRYADWTYTYTINRAPFSITQPAGALTVNCVAEIFEPTTFLPVVFDACNKRITNIVLTSTVDAPTSPLTCEGTRTYTYTYTDCSGNTDTWDFVFTVQLPALVINTPNGSTTVNCVSKIDETSIILPQVYGACNTLIPGVKTNDVLTEPIPNCNGTRVLEYTFTDCASNSVVWTYTFNIVPEIIFSAANEEHTVNCIADIVAPTVIPSAVDGCGNVINPTGPTITETPNPLTCEGTRVYSYEYIDCAGNSVYWTSTFHVEIPAFTIADPPGTQTVTCISDIIAPTAYIPTVVDVCGNTLTAQLISADETPNPLTCNGTKVYRYRYTDCAGNTADWTYTYTVDMPGFTIGVPGGTATVDCVDDIVVPTAYLPVVTDYCGNNITNIVLSNISNNPDPITCNGTREYTYTFTDCAGNTDTWTYEYTVTRPAFSITVPDGNVTVACPSAAVEPTAFLPSIYDECNNLITDIQLINTPTSVTCEGNMDYIYEYTDCAGNTDTWTFTYNVVAPAFNPTLTPGTETIGCISGFYQPDSHAPVVTDNCGRNVPAVYVNYTDTPNPITCEGTRTYNYTYTDCAGNIAYWTYTFTVVIPTLNITTAPGAATVSCPNLAVDPSALVPTISDACGNVLTNYTITNIIDLPNPLTCEGTREYVFTFTDCAGNTDDWSFIYTIEAQPLTIYPTSSTEVVNCISDIPDANYVSNNLPTFTDYCGNVLTNYTFLGSTDNPNPLTCSGTRIFRFEFTDCAGNTAEWSKVYFVSVLPNNDPIPAGQTTVNCIADIDENSITFPDAYDNCGNLITNIQFVNTVENPNPLVCSGGTKTYNYRYYDCGGNSRNWSFTFNIVSSPFTITVPPGFTNVNCPNDMFDPIGYIPVINDECGDVITDIQEISVVYTPNPIICEGTRVHTYRYTDCSGNYADWTYTINVNRPEFTITTPAKDTTVNCVADIEHIVNNNLISLPIITDACGDVISNIHITNVVNTPSVIPCTGGKRVYTFTYYDCSGNSADWLYTFYVNLPQLEIPDDDKIIHVDCPSLIIEPTQFLPVVYDLCGNLITDIVLLDYTESPNPLECIGTATYRYMYTDCAGNSDIWTCTYIVQMPAFTITELPGETTVDCPSDIYEPWNLIPEVTDYCGNIITNIQIVNITNTPTTITCDGTSVYTFRYTDCVGQTADWQFTFNVERPVFVIEAAPGSTTVNCLSEIFNPITQLPQVYDPCGNLITNPILTDIRETPNPVMCAGTRTYVYTYTEPCFGQTAEWTYTFNVTPSQFTMPETHKDVVVVCPSNAVEPTALLPVVYDVCGRRIYDIQLLGYVDSPNPLVCNGTRTYTYQYKDCGGNTALWTCTYHIGDIPMFSIDIPPFDTTVNCVADLFVPTYDMLPEIYDFCGNLLTMPFISDIIYDPPNLICAGSRTLVYTYTDCSGHTANWSYIIHVSPPQFAITSPPGSTTVTCVSEIVPPPASVLPIVYDACGNLITDIQLTDHIDQPDPLVCNGYRTYIYTYTDCAGNTADWMYTYFVNDLPPLNLTLVDQDTTVNCFNDIFQPDEFLPEAFDACGNLITNIQLNGYTDNPNPITCEGSRTYHYTYYDCSNNSATWNFTFNINIPQFTIEEAPIDSTIYCIADLFDPIAFIPEVYDYCGSLITNIVSNTIDTPPTFSCEGTRVITYTYTDCAGNTANWTYTINIDMPQFVINELPGDTTVNCYNDIFEPLQFTPIVTDYCGNTITNVVLTDISENPEQFECNGSRTYTYTYTDCAGNTADWKFTFFVVTPIFYINDAPGDVTVSCLSDAVEPTAFLPVVQDFCGNTITNIVLVNKEENPDPVTCEGTIIYHYLYTDCYGNTATWHYKYTIVTTPFTINEPDGQLTVNCPSQVITPINYLPEVYDNCGNLITNITLTDSGTTPPAGITCEGSKYYTYTYTDCAGYTDTWTFTYNVIRPTFVVNAEPGVAYVNCPTEIYEPTNLVPVVYDICGNLLDPPILTDITNNPSTITCAGTRVYTYTYIDCKGDFADWTYTYHVMPELVISTPPMVENVNCISGTYEPTAHLPVVVNSCGYTLPAPSLISIVDNPLNITCTGTRTYTYLYTDCANNTATWTYTFNIQVPELVISQPPIVNTVSCVSEMFDPSSIIPQISDACGNPISNVMLLRIDNVPNEITCTGTRTYTYRYTDCVGHIADWTYTFIVDMPTFTITQPAGSTTVNCLSDITAPVFPVVRDACNNIITNIQLTDVQDNPSPLDCAGSRTHVYTYTDCAGNTANWEYTYNIQGLPLVMTTQPMTVVINCIDDLVEPTAHIPTILDGCGNATTHALTNEQSNPTTITCEGTKVYTYTFTDCLGNTADWTFTYVLIVEPFTINAENVLQTVACVSEALVEPHTVPGNLPTILDNCGNDISGSFHLNVSNEITGCQGYVTYNYVFYDCADNQAIWQYKYHVVPEPLSITVQNVEQVVECPGMALVLPHTVQGLMPTVLDNCGNDISNTYFLSNTINQLGCEGSVEYIYTYSDCAGYTDNWSYKYIVDMPQFTITEPNGSETVNCISETYQPDDLKPVVYDYCGNLITSINFNGYTDQPTPIACEGTRTYKYTYTDCAGNSAVWEYAFNIVKPTELILDIEPGIAYVNCLADVTQPTASMLPVAHDICGTPLATPAYVNFYDDPYPLVCSGTRTYYYTYTDCAGNTAEWQYIYYVGPMYPPQVPGDVHTTVTNIADAIAPGLPTIHDMCGNIVHPTLVVQNDPDPLECQGTRTYIYTYTDCAGNSSDWTYSYTIIPNNLYMQTLSWTHGCTTGDGGSITLRAWGGSAPYTFYWKKTTGQVSSSQPTYNNVYTFTDLSAGTYEVYITDVNNCKQTVFNTITIEIRPGYVTYDFMQLCESELPIKYGDSTIYTPGLHDIIFNTQQECDSLVHLTVSTYPEYLISTQDTLCSYDLPYTWRGQTINGPGIYYDYLETVINRCDSIYEFEVTIVNELDEIGSISGTTEFIFGSDIFYGMYIYNIDPVEGATHYEWQILDAPWHIEHNYGTVCTLYVRSRDVARLTVQAFNKCGGSQISTLTMIAHAGIDDIDGSSISIYPNPANDYMEIKFEKYEGKTEISVYDSSGKLVDVMALNITSETERIRRSTTLYKNGIYFIHIKNNKTSITERIIIQH; encoded by the coding sequence ATGAAAAGATTTATATTATGTTCCGTAATACTATTATTATTAAGTAATTGTAGTATTTCTTTTGCCAACAATAATTGGCCGGATTATTTTTCTTTAGAAGCAACTCCGAGCAAATCGGAATCAAAAGCTCAACCAACAGTAGTAATAACGCCTATTACTTATGATGTTTGTCCTAATGTTGGTACTGTAACAGTAAATGCTGTTATTACAAACGGCACAGCACCGTTCAGTATTTCTTGGTTGGGCGCCACAGTAGATCCTACTGATAACGAATATGCAACAATAACTATTAATCCTAATTTATGTAATACAACCATTACTGTTTATGTTAGTGTAACTGATAATGATGGTCTTACTGCTAACGCTAATATGTCCTTTACGGTTAAGGATGATCAACCGCCGGTTATCACAAATACTTTGCCGGCATACACAGGTACAGGTTGCGATATAAGTGTTTATCCCGCCAATAACAGTTTAACGTTTTTGACTGCAAGCGGATTAACCATCAGCGATAATTGTAGTAATAATAGTGACCTTATCGTTACATCCAACGATGTTATCACGGGAAATTGTCCTCTAAGAATAACAAGAACATATACTATTAAAGATGCTTGCGGTAATTCCGCTACAACTACACAAAATATTACAATAAACAAACCGGTTTTTACAATAAGTATCCCCAACGGAACAACAACAGTCAACTGCATCAATAACACCTTTACTCCCGATGCCCTTGCTCCTACTGTTTACGATGCTTGCGGAACTTTGCTAACTCCGGTACTTACAAATATTGTAACAAATCCGTCAATGTTTACCTGCGACGGTACAAGAGTTTATGAATATACTTATACAGATTGTGAGGGTAATACTGCTATCTGGACTTATACATTTAATATTGAACCTACTTTTACAATAACTGCCACACCCGGTGAAATTGTTGTAAATTGCCCTGCGGATGTTTATCAACCGGATGCATTTTTACCAACCGTAGCAAACTCTTGCGGTAATATTGTAACCAATATAGTCCTTACCTCAATTGTTCCCTCTAATCCCAGCACTATTACTTGTAACGGAGAAGTTATATATACATATACTTTCACAGATTGTGCCGGTAATACGGATACTTGGGATTTTACTTTTATTATTGATATGCCGCCTTTTACTATATCCGACGCACCGGGTACCGCGAATGTAGCATGTGTTTCAGACATAATTGAACCTTCCACCATTTCTCCTTCGGTTTTACCTGTTGCTACAGATTACTGTGGAAACATTATCACCAATATTATTTTACACAGTACGGTAAGCTACCCATCTATCGATTGTGAACAAACAAGGGTATATACATATAGATATACCGACTGCCTCGGTCGTTATGCAGACTGGACATATACATACACTATCAACAGGGCTCCTTTTTCTATTACGCAACCGGCAGGTGCACTTACTGTAAATTGTGTCGCAGAAATTTTTGAACCTACAACATTCTTACCTGTTGTATTTGATGCATGTAATAAAAGAATTACCAATATTGTTCTCACAAGTACGGTTGATGCTCCTACAAGCCCATTAACTTGTGAAGGAACACGCACATATACATATACATATACAGATTGTTCCGGAAATACCGATACCTGGGATTTTGTTTTTACAGTTCAATTGCCAGCATTGGTAATAAATACTCCAAACGGCTCTACTACTGTTAATTGTGTAAGTAAAATAGACGAAACATCAATTATTCTTCCTCAGGTTTACGGTGCTTGTAACACATTAATACCGGGGGTTAAAACCAATGACGTTCTTACTGAACCTATTCCTAATTGTAACGGAACACGCGTTTTGGAATACACTTTCACAGATTGTGCAAGTAATAGTGTTGTTTGGACATATACATTTAATATTGTTCCTGAAATTATTTTCAGTGCAGCAAATGAAGAACACACGGTTAATTGTATTGCTGATATAGTAGCTCCTACCGTTATCCCGTCAGCTGTTGATGGTTGCGGAAATGTAATTAATCCAACAGGTCCAACCATCACGGAAACTCCTAACCCATTAACATGCGAAGGAACACGCGTTTACTCTTATGAATATATTGACTGCGCAGGTAATTCGGTTTACTGGACTTCTACTTTTCATGTGGAAATTCCTGCATTCACTATTGCAGATCCTCCAGGAACACAAACTGTAACTTGTATTTCAGATATTATAGCTCCGACTGCCTACATACCTACTGTTGTTGATGTTTGCGGAAATACTTTAACTGCTCAACTTATTAGTGCCGACGAAACTCCTAATCCATTAACTTGTAACGGAACGAAAGTTTATAGATATAGATATACCGATTGTGCCGGTAATACAGCAGATTGGACATATACTTACACTGTAGATATGCCGGGGTTCACAATTGGAGTCCCTGGTGGTACTGCAACTGTTGATTGTGTTGATGATATAGTGGTTCCTACAGCATATTTACCCGTTGTTACCGATTATTGCGGTAATAACATTACCAATATTGTTTTATCTAATATATCAAACAACCCTGACCCTATAACTTGCAACGGAACAAGGGAATATACTTATACATTTACCGATTGTGCGGGTAATACTGATACTTGGACATATGAATATACAGTAACAAGACCCGCTTTCAGCATAACTGTCCCCGACGGAAATGTTACAGTAGCTTGCCCGAGTGCAGCTGTTGAGCCCACTGCTTTCTTACCAAGTATTTATGATGAGTGCAATAATTTAATTACTGATATACAATTAATTAACACTCCTACTTCTGTTACTTGCGAAGGAAATATGGATTATATTTACGAATATACTGATTGTGCAGGTAATACGGATACTTGGACTTTTACTTATAATGTTGTAGCTCCTGCTTTTAATCCTACACTTACCCCAGGTACTGAAACAATCGGTTGTATTTCCGGATTTTATCAACCAGACAGCCATGCTCCGGTTGTTACAGATAATTGTGGTCGTAACGTACCTGCTGTTTATGTAAATTACACTGATACTCCTAATCCGATAACATGCGAAGGTACAAGGACATACAATTACACATATACTGATTGTGCAGGTAACATTGCTTACTGGACTTACACTTTTACTGTAGTTATACCTACTCTTAACATTACTACAGCTCCGGGAGCAGCAACAGTTAGTTGTCCTAACTTAGCAGTTGATCCATCGGCTTTAGTTCCTACTATCTCTGATGCTTGCGGCAATGTACTTACTAATTACACAATTACAAATATTATTGACTTACCAAATCCGCTAACATGCGAAGGTACGCGTGAATATGTATTTACATTCACAGACTGCGCAGGTAACACAGACGATTGGTCATTTATATATACTATAGAAGCACAGCCGCTTACAATATATCCGACTTCTTCAACAGAAGTAGTAAATTGTATTTCCGATATACCTGATGCAAATTATGTTAGCAACAATCTACCAACTTTTACTGATTACTGCGGTAATGTACTAACAAATTACACATTTTTGGGTTCAACGGATAATCCTAATCCGTTAACTTGTAGCGGTACTCGTATATTCAGGTTTGAATTTACCGATTGCGCCGGTAATACTGCCGAATGGTCGAAAGTATATTTTGTTAGTGTTCTACCAAATAATGATCCTATACCGGCAGGACAAACAACTGTTAACTGTATTGCAGATATTGATGAGAATTCAATTACATTTCCGGATGCTTATGATAATTGCGGTAATTTAATAACAAACATCCAATTTGTTAATACTGTCGAAAATCCTAATCCACTTGTTTGCAGCGGCGGCACAAAAACTTATAACTATAGATATTATGATTGTGGTGGCAATAGCAGAAATTGGTCATTTACATTTAATATCGTAAGTTCGCCGTTTACAATAACCGTTCCTCCGGGATTCACCAATGTTAACTGCCCGAATGATATGTTCGATCCTATAGGTTATATACCTGTTATTAATGATGAATGCGGCGATGTAATTACAGATATACAAGAAATAAGTGTTGTTTATACTCCAAATCCTATCATTTGTGAAGGAACAAGAGTACATACATATAGATATACAGATTGTAGCGGTAATTATGCGGATTGGACATATACAATCAATGTTAATCGTCCTGAATTTACAATTACAACACCGGCAAAAGATACTACAGTAAATTGTGTTGCCGATATTGAACATATTGTAAACAATAACTTAATTTCATTACCAATCATTACCGATGCTTGTGGTGATGTTATTTCAAATATTCATATTACAAATGTAGTTAACACTCCATCTGTAATACCGTGTACCGGTGGTAAAAGAGTTTATACCTTTACGTATTATGATTGCAGCGGAAATTCTGCAGATTGGTTATATACTTTCTATGTAAATTTACCTCAGCTTGAAATTCCCGATGATGATAAAATAATTCATGTTGATTGTCCTTCATTAATTATTGAACCAACTCAATTCTTACCTGTAGTTTATGATCTATGTGGAAACCTAATTACTGACATTGTTCTTCTTGATTATACCGAATCGCCTAATCCATTAGAATGTATAGGTACAGCAACATATAGATATATGTATACTGATTGTGCGGGCAACTCGGATATCTGGACATGTACTTATATTGTACAAATGCCGGCTTTCACAATTACCGAACTTCCGGGTGAAACAACTGTTGATTGTCCTTCTGATATATATGAACCGTGGAATCTTATTCCTGAAGTCACAGACTATTGCGGTAATATTATTACAAACATTCAAATTGTTAATATTACTAATACCCCGACAACAATTACTTGCGACGGCACTTCTGTTTATACATTCAGATATACCGATTGTGTAGGTCAAACTGCTGATTGGCAATTTACATTTAATGTAGAAAGACCTGTTTTTGTTATCGAAGCAGCTCCGGGAAGTACAACTGTTAATTGTCTATCCGAAATATTCAATCCTATCACTCAATTACCTCAAGTTTATGATCCATGCGGTAACTTAATCACAAATCCAATCTTAACAGATATCCGTGAAACACCGAATCCTGTTATGTGTGCCGGAACACGTACATATGTTTACACATACACAGAACCTTGTTTCGGTCAAACTGCGGAATGGACATACACTTTCAATGTAACTCCGTCTCAATTTACAATGCCTGAGACTCACAAAGATGTTGTAGTTGTTTGTCCTTCGAATGCCGTAGAACCTACAGCACTTCTTCCTGTTGTTTATGATGTTTGCGGAAGAAGAATTTATGATATACAATTATTAGGTTATGTTGATTCACCTAATCCGCTTGTTTGTAACGGTACAAGAACATATACTTATCAATATAAGGATTGCGGAGGCAATACTGCTTTATGGACATGTACCTATCATATAGGTGATATTCCGATGTTTTCTATTGACATTCCTCCTTTTGATACAACAGTAAACTGTGTTGCAGATTTATTCGTACCAACCTATGATATGTTACCTGAAATATATGATTTTTGCGGCAACTTACTTACAATGCCATTTATATCGGATATCATATATGATCCGCCAAATTTAATTTGTGCCGGCTCACGTACTTTAGTATATACTTACACGGATTGTTCCGGTCATACTGCCAATTGGTCTTATATAATTCATGTAAGTCCGCCGCAGTTTGCTATTACTTCACCTCCTGGAAGTACAACCGTAACCTGTGTTTCGGAAATTGTACCGCCACCGGCATCCGTTCTCCCTATAGTTTACGATGCTTGCGGTAATTTGATTACAGATATTCAACTTACAGATCATATCGATCAACCCGATCCGTTAGTTTGCAACGGGTATCGTACTTATATTTATACTTATACCGATTGTGCAGGAAATACAGCCGATTGGATGTATACTTATTTCGTAAATGATTTACCTCCGCTAAATCTTACACTGGTAGATCAGGATACAACGGTTAATTGCTTCAATGATATTTTCCAACCTGATGAATTCCTGCCCGAAGCTTTTGATGCTTGCGGAAATCTGATAACAAATATTCAACTTAACGGATACACAGATAATCCCAACCCGATAACTTGTGAAGGATCTCGTACTTACCATTATACTTATTACGATTGTTCCAACAATTCTGCTACTTGGAATTTTACTTTCAACATAAACATTCCTCAATTTACAATTGAAGAAGCTCCAATAGATTCAACAATTTATTGTATTGCAGATTTATTCGATCCGATAGCTTTCATTCCGGAAGTTTATGATTACTGTGGCAGTTTAATTACTAATATTGTTTCAAATACAATTGATACACCTCCTACATTCAGTTGCGAAGGTACGAGAGTTATCACTTATACTTATACTGATTGTGCCGGTAATACTGCAAATTGGACATATACTATCAATATTGATATGCCTCAATTCGTTATAAATGAATTACCCGGTGACACAACAGTAAATTGTTATAATGACATTTTCGAACCTCTTCAGTTTACTCCTATCGTTACAGATTATTGCGGTAATACCATTACTAATGTTGTACTTACAGATATTTCCGAAAACCCTGAACAATTCGAATGTAACGGTTCCCGTACTTACACATATACTTATACAGATTGTGCAGGTAATACAGCTGATTGGAAATTTACTTTCTTTGTTGTAACTCCTATTTTCTACATCAATGATGCTCCGGGTGATGTTACCGTATCTTGTTTGTCAGATGCTGTTGAACCTACCGCTTTCTTGCCGGTAGTTCAGGATTTCTGCGGAAACACTATCACAAATATTGTACTTGTTAATAAGGAAGAAAATCCTGATCCGGTAACCTGTGAAGGAACAATAATATATCATTATTTATATACCGATTGCTATGGAAACACTGCTACTTGGCATTATAAATATACTATTGTTACAACTCCTTTCACAATTAACGAACCAGACGGACAATTAACTGTAAATTGTCCATCACAAGTTATTACTCCTATAAACTATTTACCTGAAGTCTATGATAACTGCGGTAACTTAATCACAAATATTACGTTAACAGATTCGGGTACTACACCGCCGGCAGGAATAACCTGTGAAGGAAGTAAATATTACACATATACTTATACGGACTGTGCAGGATATACTGATACATGGACTTTCACCTACAACGTTATAAGACCTACATTTGTAGTTAATGCGGAACCCGGTGTAGCTTATGTAAATTGTCCTACCGAAATATATGAACCTACAAATTTAGTTCCTGTAGTTTATGATATTTGCGGTAATTTGCTTGATCCGCCTATTCTAACTGATATCACAAATAATCCGTCTACGATTACTTGTGCGGGAACAAGAGTATATACTTATACATATATTGATTGTAAAGGCGATTTTGCAGATTGGACTTATACTTATCATGTAATGCCGGAGCTTGTTATATCAACACCTCCTATGGTTGAAAATGTTAACTGCATAAGCGGTACTTATGAACCTACGGCTCATCTTCCTGTAGTTGTTAACTCTTGCGGCTATACTCTTCCCGCTCCTAGTTTAATAAGTATTGTGGATAATCCTCTTAACATTACTTGTACTGGTACACGTACTTATACTTATTTATATACCGATTGCGCTAATAACACAGCTACCTGGACATATACATTTAATATTCAAGTTCCCGAACTCGTTATTTCACAACCTCCTATTGTTAATACGGTTTCCTGCGTAAGCGAAATGTTCGATCCGAGTAGTATAATACCTCAAATTAGTGACGCTTGCGGTAATCCTATATCAAATGTCATGTTGTTAAGAATAGATAACGTCCCGAATGAAATAACATGTACCGGAACTCGTACTTATACTTATAGATATACTGATTGTGTAGGTCATATTGCAGATTGGACCTATACTTTTATAGTTGATATGCCCACATTTACTATTACTCAACCTGCAGGCTCAACAACTGTAAATTGTTTATCTGATATTACAGCTCCTGTATTCCCTGTTGTACGTGATGCATGTAATAATATTATTACAAACATTCAACTTACAGACGTCCAAGATAATCCTTCACCTTTAGATTGTGCGGGATCGCGTACTCATGTATATACTTACACCGATTGTGCGGGTAATACGGCTAATTGGGAATATACTTATAATATTCAAGGTTTACCATTGGTTATGACAACTCAACCAATGACGGTAGTTATTAATTGTATTGATGACCTGGTTGAACCTACGGCGCACATACCTACAATTCTTGATGGCTGCGGCAATGCTACAACTCATGCACTTACAAATGAACAAAGTAATCCTACTACTATTACTTGTGAAGGCACGAAAGTTTATACTTATACTTTTACAGATTGTTTGGGAAATACTGCAGATTGGACTTTTACATACGTATTAATAGTTGAACCGTTTACGATTAATGCCGAAAATGTTCTTCAAACTGTTGCATGTGTCTCGGAAGCTCTTGTTGAACCTCACACTGTTCCGGGTAATTTACCCACAATTCTTGATAATTGCGGTAATGATATAAGCGGATCATTCCACTTAAATGTATCTAATGAGATTACTGGTTGTCAAGGTTATGTAACATACAATTACGTATTTTACGATTGTGCCGACAATCAGGCTATATGGCAATATAAATATCATGTTGTACCTGAACCGCTATCAATTACAGTACAAAACGTTGAACAAGTAGTAGAGTGTCCTGGTATGGCTTTAGTACTGCCTCATACTGTTCAGGGCTTAATGCCGACGGTTCTTGATAATTGCGGTAACGATATCAGCAATACTTATTTCTTATCGAACACTATTAATCAACTTGGTTGTGAAGGTAGTGTCGAATATATCTACACATATAGCGACTGTGCAGGATATACCGATAACTGGTCATACAAATACATTGTCGATATGCCACAATTTACAATAACTGAACCTAATGGATCAGAAACTGTTAATTGTATATCCGAAACTTATCAACCCGATGATCTAAAACCGGTTGTTTATGATTATTGCGGTAATTTAATAACCAGCATTAATTTTAACGGTTATACAGATCAACCTACACCAATAGCTTGCGAAGGTACAAGAACGTATAAATATACTTATACCGATTGTGCGGGTAATTCGGCAGTTTGGGAATATGCATTCAATATTGTAAAACCGACAGAACTCATTCTTGATATTGAACCGGGTATAGCTTATGTTAACTGCTTAGCCGATGTAACACAACCTACAGCTTCAATGTTACCTGTTGCTCATGATATTTGCGGTACACCTTTAGCTACGCCGGCGTATGTTAATTTTTATGATGATCCTTATCCTTTAGTATGTTCGGGAACACGTACATATTATTATACTTATACCGATTGTGCGGGTAATACGGCGGAATGGCAATATATTTACTATGTAGGACCGATGTATCCGCCTCAAGTACCGGGAGATGTACATACAACTGTAACAAATATTGCTGATGCAATTGCTCCGGGTTTACCAACAATACATGATATGTGTGGTAATATTGTTCATCCGACCCTAGTAGTTCAAAATGATCCTGACCCGTTAGAATGTCAAGGCACAAGAACATATATTTACACTTATACTGATTGTGCTGGTAACTCTTCCGATTGGACATATTCATATACTATTATTCCTAATAATTTATATATGCAGACATTATCTTGGACACATGGTTGTACAACCGGTGACGGCGGTTCAATAACTCTTCGTGCTTGGGGAGGATCTGCTCCTTATACTTTTTATTGGAAGAAAACAACAGGTCAGGTAAGTTCAAGTCAACCTACATACAATAATGTTTACACATTCACGGATCTTTCTGCCGGTACTTATGAAGTATATATAACAGATGTCAATAACTGTAAACAAACTGTATTTAATACAATTACCATAGAAATACGTCCTGGATATGTAACTTACGACTTTATGCAATTATGTGAATCCGAATTACCTATTAAATACGGCGACAGTACTATTTATACACCGGGATTACATGATATAATTTTCAATACTCAGCAAGAGTGCGATAGTTTAGTTCATCTTACCGTATCCACCTATCCCGAATATCTCATATCAACACAAGATACATTATGTTCTTATGATCTTCCATACACTTGGCGAGGTCAAACAATTAACGGTCCCGGAATTTATTATGATTATCTGGAAACTGTTATTAACAGATGTGATAGTATTTATGAGTTTGAAGTAACTATTGTTAATGAACTGGATGAAATTGGAAGTATTAGCGGTACCACCGAATTTATTTTCGGATCGGATATTTTCTACGGTATGTACATCTATAATATAGATCCTGTTGAGGGTGCAACTCATTACGAATGGCAAATTCTTGATGCGCCGTGGCATATCGAACATAATTACGGTACGGTTTGTACTTTATATGTAAGATCAAGAGATGTAGCAAGGTTAACCGTACAGGCATTTAATAAATGCGGCGGCTCCCAAATATCAACTCTGACTATGATAGCGCATGCGGGAATTGATGATATCGACGGATCTAGTATCAGCATCTATCCTAATCCTGCCAACGATTATATGGAAATTAAGTTTGAAAAATATGAAGGTAAAACTGAAATTTCTGTCTATGACTCATCAGGAAAGCTTGTTGATGTTATGGCATTAAATATTACTTCCGAAACCGAACGTATAAGACGTAGCACTACCTTATATAAAAATGGTATATACTTCATACATATTAAAAATAATAAAACTTCTATTACCGAACGTATTATTATTCAACATTAA